A stretch of DNA from Enterococcus gilvus ATCC BAA-350:
CGAAAACACACCCTGTGAGTTATTTTTTGCTCCTATACAATAGTAGTCTTTCATTATATCCTGTCCAATCTGCTTCAACAAATAAGTACTACAGCCTAATTCTATAATGATCGCGAATTGCCAACTTTAATAAAATAATTAATTGCAACGGAATCGTAGTCTATCTTTCATTCCACAGTTTTTTCGCTTATAATACTTTCAGGTGATTTGATGAATACAATAGATGCAACGGAAATCGTTGAAAAAATGAGCAATCAGAAAATAAATTATGATCGTGTGCTCCATAAGATGATCCAATCGTGGGAAAATGAAGACGTTCGCCCCCGAATTTTGATTCATTCTTGTTGCGCTCCTTGCAGTACCTATACATTGGAATTCTTGACCCAGCATGCGGATGTGACGATCTTTTTCTCAAATTCAAACATCCATCCTGAAAGTGAATACCAACGTCGCGTCTTGGTCCAAGAGAAGTTTATCAATGACTTTAATGCGGCGACCGGGAATCATGTAGATTTGATCATTGATGATTATAAGCCGAATGAATTTATTCAATTGATGCAGAAAAAAGAACTGACCGAAGAGCCCGAGGGCGGAAAACGCTGCACGGCTTGTTTCAATATGCGTCTAGATTTAGCGGCAAAAGAAGCACTGGACCGCGGGTACGATTATTTCGGCAGCGCCTTGACGATCTCACCGAAAAAGAACAGCCAGTTGATCAATCAGATCGGGATGGATATTCAAAAAATATACAATACCCATTATCTGCCAAGCGATTTCAAGAAAAATTCCGGCTATCAACGGTCGATCGAAATGTGTAAAGAATACGATGTTTACCGTCAATGCTACTGCGGATGTGTGTTTGCCGCAAAACAACAGGGCTGTGATTTGAAAACAATCAATAAGGAAGCCAAAGCCTATGTGAAAGAACATCGGAGAGAAACGCAGACACTATCAAATTAAGTCACAAAAGTAATTACTTATAAAATCAATCTGATGGGCTACTTTTTTCTATATTCAATAGAGAAGAAGTGGCCTATTTTTTTCGGTTTTAATTTCAATATTAATAATTAATATTGATAGGCTGTTGCACTTGATTTGACAATTCAAAAGTAAAAACATCTCTATTAAGCTCATTTTGATAATGAACTTAAATAGAGATGTTTTTTCCTGTTTTGCGGCTCAGTATCATTACTTTAGAATCAACCAAATAATTTTTATTTTAATAAACCGATCAGAATAATCCCTGCTGTGATAAACATGGCTCCCAAACTGATTATTTTTAGTTCTTTTCTCGTTTTCTGAACTTTCAGTATTGCTATTCCTGCATAAATGGAAATTAGAACTGCCAATTGTGAAAAAGTAAAGCTTTTAGCCACCCCGATTACTGGTATGGAAAGGAATAGACTGACATTTGCGATACTCCATGCTAGCCCTGTTCCAAGATTTTTTCCTACTTCACTCCAGTTCGCATCACTTCTCATCATAGTTGATAAAATGATTGAAGATATCCACATTCCAATTGCTTGCGGTAAAAGTACCTCCGCCCCACTAGCCTGAAAACCTTGCGGTAATGTTACATAAATAGTTAATGCTGTGGACGATAAAAGCAGCGAATAAATAGCTTTTCTCTTTTCTACAATTGATTGCTGAGTTTCTTTTCGTTCTCCTAAATATGAGGTTAAAAAAATACCAAAAATGATTAAAAGAATACCTCCAATTCCGACTGTCACCGTATTCCAATTTGACCATTCTTTAAAAAAAATTGCCGCAATGAACGTTGTTCCAATCAATTGAGTTCCGTTCGAAATTGGCATAGCTTCAGATACAGGGAGCAATTGAAAAGAATAGAATTGCAAATATTGTCCGATTGACCAAAAACATCCAGAGAAAAGAGCAGCTAAGAAATGTTGTCTATCGTAACCAGGGTCAACAATCAAAGTGAAAACAACCCCTATTAATAAACTCATTGTTGTTGTTCCCAAAAGCTGATTGATTGGTTTCGCATTGGTCAATTTGGCTATAATAGGCATAAATCCCCATCCTAAAGCAGGTAACAAAAAAATAATAGTCATTGATTTCTCCTATATATCAGTTAAATCGATTCAATAAAAGACTGAGTAGCTAACCCAGTCTTTTTCCGATTTAAAATTTAAATACCTCGTCTTGAATGGTTACGTTTTGATTCTTCATTAACAAGTTTCCGTGAATCATTTCAGGAAAAACTACAATGATCATATCATCTTTTTGTGCCTTTTCCAGTTTTGTTAAATCTATCACGGCAAGCAGGGTCTCGGACTTCACTTTTTGTCCTTCGGATACTCTGATTGAGAAGGGCTCTCCTTTTAAATCCACGGTGTCTAATCCCATATGAATCAAAATTTTTTCTCCTGTTTTACTCTCAATCGTAATCGCGTGTAGGGTTGGGAAAATGTTCTTAACAATTCCGTCAATCGGGGCATAGACCCTGCCATCATGTTGACTGATCGCAAATCCGTCGCCCATCATTTTTGAAGAGAAGACCTCGTCCTTTACTGCTTCTAAAGGAAGAACTTGACCATTCGCAACAGATTTCATAACTTTTTTTGTTTTAAAAAAAAGCATCTTCTTATCACCTCTAAACTAATTTTGGCCAGTATTCTTTATTGGCTTCAATCATTTCATCTAAAATATTTTTTGCAACTCTAGCATTAGGAACGGTTTGATTAAGCGTGAATGCCTGTAAGGCTTTCTGATAAGAGCCTTCAAAGTAAGCATCTACTAACAATTTTTCAGCTGCTACTTGGGCTTCCATCAACCCTTTATGGAAATCACTAATAGGTTCCCTTAATGAAATTGGCTCGACTCCTGTAGCCCCGACATAAGCTGGCACTTCAACAACTGCATCTGCTCGCAAGTTTGGAATGGCTCCTTGATTTGGGACGATCAGCATAAAGCGCCGACGTTCATCATTTAATAACGAGGTCGCCATATCAACGATGTACTGTCCGTGTTCACCGAAATTAAAGTTTAAAATATCTTCAGTCGCTCCATCGCGAATTTTTTCCGCCATCTCTTTCGTATTTTTCTCTCTACCCTCCATCACCATGTTGGCACGTGTATAGTCTTTATCTGCGTGCTCCACTACCATATCTGGATATAAGTAATACTCTAAATAATTGTTTGGAATATTTTGAGGAAAGTTTTTCGTAATCACTGACATCATACTGAATGCTTCCTGCCAAGTTTTATCGCCTGCATTGAAATCAGCTACTTCCATTTCTTGTGTGGTCAATTTTTCAATGATCTCAGGCATCACATCTCGTTTTAACTCTTTATCGTAGATCGAGGTATACCAGCCGAAATGGTTTAACCCGTAGTAAGTTGGTATCCAATTTTTACGATCATAACCATAATTGACAGCGATTGTTTCTTCAATTGATATCGTCATGTCACAGGCATTGATCATTTTTGCCTTTGGATATTGTCTGCGAACCGCTTCTGAAACGATTGATTCAGGATTCGTGTAGTTCAGTATCCACGCATTTGGAGCATACTCTTGCACATAGCCAACGATTTCTAACAACCCATTCATTGAGCGCATACCGTAAGCGAATCCCCCTAAGCCGCAAGTTTCTTGTCCCACTAACCCATGGTTTAATGGGATTTTTTCATCTTTCTCCCGCATTTTCATTCCACCAACCCGAATTTGTGAAAATATAAAATCACTTCCAGTGAAAGCTTTCTCTGGGTCTTCCGTTGAAGAAATCACCACATCTTTAAAGCCTTCTTTTTTTAGCATATATTGGATGATCAAATACATATCATCATTTCTTTGTTCATCAATATCGTATAAGCGAATCTCTGAAAGTGGTAAGCGATCCGCGTTGTTTAAGACGGCTTGAATTATTCCTGGTGTGTACGTACTACCTCCGCCAGCAATCGTAATAATTTGTTTTTTAGTCATTCTATTTTCCTCCTATTGCTCCAATAATTTATTAAACTCGGCCATTACATAAGTAACTTCTAACCCGATAATGACTTGATAATTTTTTTCTGTAGGTTTAATGACACCACTGACTCCTAATTGTTTAATTCGTTGTTCATCAACAATTGTTGGATTTTCTACCTCAACTCTTAAACGTGTATTACAACTATAAGCGTCAGAGACATTCTCTGCCCCTCCAAAAGCCTGCAGCATTTTTTTTGCCATATATTCATAATTTTTACTCGCTAAGCCTAGCTCTTTTTCTTCTTCTATAGTTTCTACTCCATAATCTGTCGCCACTTCTCTTCCTAAAGTGTGAATGTTGCGTTTCTTAATCAAGTAGTAGAATGTAAAATAATAAAGAGCAAAGAAAACGAGCCCAACTGGAATGATTAATATTGCATTCGTTGCAATCCGAAAGTTGATCAAATAATCAACGATACATGCTCCAAAAGTAAAACCAATTCGAATATTTAGTAAATAACAAACAATCCCTGCTAGACCTGCAAATATAGCATGTACAACGTAAAGCATCGGCGAAAGAAACATGAAACTAAACTCGACAGGCTCAGTGATGTTTGAAATAAATGACGTTGCGGCCCCACTCCCCATAATTCCTTTAACCATATCCTTGTTTTCCTTGTATGCTGCTCGATAAATTGCGTAACAAATTGCTGGAACTCCAAACATCATAACTACGAAGAAACCTGATAAAAATAGACCTGCCTGCGGATCTCCATTAATAAAACGCGTCATCTCACCTCGAAACACTTCGCCATTAGGTGCTGTGTAACTACCTAAATCGTAGTAAACATAAGTATTTAGAACATGATGAAGACCAAAAGGTATCAATAAGCGATTCAAAAACATGAAAATTCCTACTCCTAAGGCACCCATATTTACTAATAATCTCGCAAAAGTGTCAATCCCCGCTTGAGCAAATGGCCA
This window harbors:
- a CDS encoding epoxyqueuosine reductase QueH, with the protein product MNTIDATEIVEKMSNQKINYDRVLHKMIQSWENEDVRPRILIHSCCAPCSTYTLEFLTQHADVTIFFSNSNIHPESEYQRRVLVQEKFINDFNAATGNHVDLIIDDYKPNEFIQLMQKKELTEEPEGGKRCTACFNMRLDLAAKEALDRGYDYFGSALTISPKKNSQLINQIGMDIQKIYNTHYLPSDFKKNSGYQRSIEMCKEYDVYRQCYCGCVFAAKQQGCDLKTINKEAKAYVKEHRRETQTLSN
- a CDS encoding GRP family sugar transporter, translating into MTIIFLLPALGWGFMPIIAKLTNAKPINQLLGTTTMSLLIGVVFTLIVDPGYDRQHFLAALFSGCFWSIGQYLQFYSFQLLPVSEAMPISNGTQLIGTTFIAAIFFKEWSNWNTVTVGIGGILLIIFGIFLTSYLGERKETQQSIVEKRKAIYSLLLSSTALTIYVTLPQGFQASGAEVLLPQAIGMWISSIILSTMMRSDANWSEVGKNLGTGLAWSIANVSLFLSIPVIGVAKSFTFSQLAVLISIYAGIAILKVQKTRKELKIISLGAMFITAGIILIGLLK
- a CDS encoding PTS sugar transporter subunit IIA; the encoded protein is MLFFKTKKVMKSVANGQVLPLEAVKDEVFSSKMMGDGFAISQHDGRVYAPIDGIVKNIFPTLHAITIESKTGEKILIHMGLDTVDLKGEPFSIRVSEGQKVKSETLLAVIDLTKLEKAQKDDMIIVVFPEMIHGNLLMKNQNVTIQDEVFKF
- a CDS encoding maltose-6'-phosphate glucosidase, which codes for MTKKQIITIAGGGSTYTPGIIQAVLNNADRLPLSEIRLYDIDEQRNDDMYLIIQYMLKKEGFKDVVISSTEDPEKAFTGSDFIFSQIRVGGMKMREKDEKIPLNHGLVGQETCGLGGFAYGMRSMNGLLEIVGYVQEYAPNAWILNYTNPESIVSEAVRRQYPKAKMINACDMTISIEETIAVNYGYDRKNWIPTYYGLNHFGWYTSIYDKELKRDVMPEIIEKLTTQEMEVADFNAGDKTWQEAFSMMSVITKNFPQNIPNNYLEYYLYPDMVVEHADKDYTRANMVMEGREKNTKEMAEKIRDGATEDILNFNFGEHGQYIVDMATSLLNDERRRFMLIVPNQGAIPNLRADAVVEVPAYVGATGVEPISLREPISDFHKGLMEAQVAAEKLLVDAYFEGSYQKALQAFTLNQTVPNARVAKNILDEMIEANKEYWPKLV
- a CDS encoding PTS transporter subunit EIIC; amino-acid sequence: MSNFKANIQKLGRAMLLPVAAMPLAGLIMRLSADDMLNIPVIGAAGNAVFGNLDILFAIGVTIGFAKTKDKGIPALTGFLAIATLKKGLEIMNPAVNMGIFGGIISGLIAAWTYNRFKEQKLPMVFSYFAGEKFPLTMVMIIQTVTSVVFGFLWPFAQAGIDTFARLLVNMGALGVGIFMFLNRLLIPFGLHHVLNTYVYYDLGSYTAPNGEVFRGEMTRFINGDPQAGLFLSGFFVVMMFGVPAICYAIYRAAYKENKDMVKGIMGSGAATSFISNITEPVEFSFMFLSPMLYVVHAIFAGLAGIVCYLLNIRIGFTFGACIVDYLINFRIATNAILIIPVGLVFFALYYFTFYYLIKKRNIHTLGREVATDYGVETIEEEKELGLASKNYEYMAKKMLQAFGGAENVSDAYSCNTRLRVEVENPTIVDEQRIKQLGVSGVIKPTEKNYQVIIGLEVTYVMAEFNKLLEQ